One genomic window of Mustela erminea isolate mMusErm1 chromosome 13, mMusErm1.Pri, whole genome shotgun sequence includes the following:
- the YPEL1 gene encoding protein yippee-like 1, with product MVKMTKSKTFQAYLPNCHRTYSCVHCRAHLANHDELISKSFQGSQGRAYLFNSVVNVGCGPAEERVLLTGLHAVADIYCENCKTTLGWKYEHAFESSQKYKEGKFIIELAHMIKDNGWE from the exons ATGGTGAAGATGACAAAATCCAAAACGTTCCAAGCTTATTTGCCAAACTGTCACCGAACCTACAGCTGTGTCCACTGCAGAGCCCACCTGGCCAACCACGATGAGCTGATCTCCAAG tcTTTTCAGGGAAGTCAGGGACGAGCCTACCTCTTCAATTCTGT GGTCAACGTGGGCTGTGGCCCGGCGGAGGAGAGGGTTCTTCTTACTGGGCTGCACGCGGTCGCAGACATCTACTGTGAAAACTGCAAAACCACGCTCGGGTGGAAATAT gaacatGCCTTTGAAAGCAGTCAGAAatataaggaaggaaaatttaTTATTGAGCTTGCCCACATGATCAAAGACAATGGTTGGGAGTAA